From a single Lewinella sp. LCG006 genomic region:
- the rocD gene encoding ornithine--oxo-acid transaminase has product MTPTTTLSSSELMQLEDRFGAHNYHPLPVVLSKGRGVYVWDAEGKRYYDFLSAYSAVNQGHCHPRIVNALVEQARELTLTSRAFYNDQLGPYEKYLTEYFGFDKVLPMNTGAEGVETAIKIARKWGYEKKGIPNGEARIIVCGQNFHGRTTTIISFSSDPDAKGNFGPYTPGFQSIPYNDLPALKAALSHEPEKIAAFLVEPIQGEAGVFVPDEGFLAAAADLCREHNVLFIADEIQTGIGRTGALLRVCGDCNCQGHCEQQATYTRPDILILGKAISGGVYPVSAVLADDRIMEVIKPGQHGSTFGGNPLGCAVAMEALEVIRDEKLTQNARALGVRFRERMQNLVDQYPEMLKLVRGKGLLNAVVINDSPESKTAWNICVSLAEHGLLAKPTHGNIIRFAPPLVMTEEQLEECCDIIGTVIAKFAEK; this is encoded by the coding sequence ATGACGCCAACCACCACACTTTCTTCTTCGGAATTAATGCAGCTCGAAGATCGTTTCGGAGCTCATAATTACCATCCTCTTCCCGTAGTATTGTCAAAAGGCCGTGGCGTGTATGTATGGGACGCTGAAGGCAAGCGTTACTACGATTTTCTTTCTGCTTATTCGGCTGTTAATCAAGGGCATTGTCATCCACGGATTGTTAATGCGCTTGTTGAACAAGCGCGTGAGTTAACCCTTACTTCGCGTGCTTTTTATAATGACCAATTAGGGCCTTACGAGAAATACCTCACTGAATATTTCGGTTTCGATAAGGTATTGCCGATGAATACGGGAGCAGAAGGCGTGGAAACGGCAATAAAAATTGCTCGTAAGTGGGGTTACGAGAAAAAAGGCATCCCCAATGGTGAGGCCAGGATTATTGTCTGTGGACAAAATTTTCACGGTCGCACCACTACCATTATCTCTTTCTCGAGTGATCCGGACGCGAAAGGTAATTTTGGTCCTTACACGCCAGGTTTTCAATCGATCCCTTACAATGATTTACCTGCGTTAAAAGCAGCCCTGAGCCATGAACCTGAGAAAATAGCGGCTTTTTTGGTAGAACCAATTCAGGGAGAAGCCGGTGTATTTGTGCCAGATGAAGGTTTTCTTGCTGCTGCAGCAGACCTTTGCCGCGAACACAATGTACTGTTTATTGCTGACGAAATCCAAACGGGCATCGGCCGTACAGGGGCTTTATTGCGGGTTTGTGGAGACTGCAACTGCCAAGGCCACTGTGAGCAACAGGCGACGTATACCCGGCCGGATATTTTAATCTTGGGTAAAGCCATTTCTGGAGGCGTCTATCCCGTTTCGGCGGTTTTGGCGGATGATCGGATCATGGAAGTAATTAAACCAGGGCAGCACGGTAGTACTTTCGGTGGCAACCCGTTGGGATGTGCCGTGGCCATGGAAGCCCTGGAGGTCATTCGTGATGAAAAATTGACGCAAAATGCTCGTGCCTTAGGAGTGCGTTTCCGCGAACGAATGCAAAACCTGGTTGATCAATACCCGGAAATGCTAAAACTGGTAAGAGGCAAAGGATTACTCAATGCCGTGGTGATCAATGACAGTCCGGAGAGTAAGACAGCGTGGAATATCTGTGTCAGTCTTGCAGAGCATGGCCTTTTAGCCAAACCTACTCATGGAAATATCATTCGCTTTGCACCACCTTTGGTCATGACCGAGGAGCAGTTGGAGGAATGCTGTGATATCATTGGCACAGTGATCGCAAAATTTGCGGAAAAATAA